The genome window GCAGTCAGAATTCCAAGGAACTAAATTACTGGGAACCGGTTCTCGCTTCCTGCACTGCTGACATGCCCTGAAAAAGTTGAATGCAGCGGGGAGAAGGTGTCGGATTTACATTGTAGGGTTGAGTTAAAACAGATGATTTTGCAATGTTTATGTATTGTGTTAACAAATCAACATTGTATGTAACAATAGATTGTTGTTAGTTGTACagtgtagtttaaaaaaatcctcCTCTCCTAAAATATCACATTTTCAAACCAAGCAGTACTGcagtgaacttttttttaacctaaaaaGGTTTGAAGGGTAACAGGAATTAACCTTTCTAACGCAGTGAATAAAATAGTGTGTGGTAAGTTCCCAGCTTTACTCAATCATAAATGATTAATGCCACCAAACTGGAAAAAGCCAGTTCTGCTTGTTTGTTTCACCACTGCTATCCTttagctgtttaaaaaaaggctCATGTTTTATATGTTTACGCTGCTCTTCAAGTTTAAAGTATTTATGGTCGTTCTACTTAATGAATGATTTTTCCGGTTGAATTTGTCTTGAATTGATGTCTAAATAATCCCTCAGATGTTTAAGTAATGTGGGTTTAACTTTGCTCCGTCACGATAAAAAACCCCCACTTTCATTCACTGTTTGTCTATAATTTACATAAAACAAATGTCTAATTTGTTAGTTTGCCTTCATGGGATTTATGTCGTCTCCAGGCTATATCGAGGATGGGAGGGCTGTGGAGGAAGCTGCACACTGTTTGGGTCAATGTCGGGGGTTTACATGCTGGCGTTTACCTCCTCAAGCGGACCGGGGCGGTGTTTGGCCAAACTCCTGAAGATGTCCATGAGTCACGAGGAATGTGTAACACGCAGGGGGATGAAAAGGAAGACAAGGAGCTCTCCTAAGTGACACCCAGCATTTCAGTTGTGAATTTAAATTGAGCCCAggttaaaatgattttatttatatttagcaattgaatacatttttttttaaacaagttcTCCGCTCAAGCATGCCAAGCAATTTTACTTTGTAATTCACCAAGAAGCTGTCATGATCTGCAAGTTTGATGGTTTTTACACTGTTTTCCTAAAGGTTGTTCACCTGTCATATTACTGTTCAGAATCCTGCTGAAGGTTGAGGCTGTACCCCTCAAATTAAATGTGTCCACTAATAAAGGCTCACTCATATTATCACTTGATTTAGTCATTCTTCACACCATTTGCACCAGTTGTCTCAGTCCACTCTTATCCCAAACACAGGACAGGAAAATGTTTTTTAcccctcagctgtaaaaggctgatTGCTGTCACTTCACCGATGAGGTGGGTGTTGTGGAAACCTACGTTTGTGAATTTGGGAACAAGGCAACAGGATTTGTAAATTGATACCATAAGTATATCTTATGcgtttgaatctcagtgaccttgacctcaaggtcaAAGTCAGGTCACGTTTCCTGGAAATGTTTTGAATGCATTAATTATAAAAGGAAGTCACCTAGGGTTTTCAAGTTGTTATGGTAAGTGCACCTAGTAAGCGCTCTCGATTGGGGTGTTCACCTTCCTTTCTTTATCTTTCACAGTCAACGTGCTGACGTGAGCACAACACAAGAAGAGACATGATGAAACATTACTTAAAGAAAACAACTGCATGCGTGAGTGACTCAAGGAGAGTTACAGCATTCAGCTACAGTCTGGTTCTTGCTGGCAGATTTCTGTTAACCTCCAAAGAAGTGTGTCAGACTCCAAGAAGCAGGAACTACACACACTCAAGGGATATTCCcgaggaggaaaaacaaaccaagaaaaatgttttcagttcttaTGTGaaccttaatttaaaaaaagaagaagtgagcCTTAATGGAAACGTCACTTTCAGTGTTAAATTTCATGTGGGCCAAACAGGTTTTGGCACCTGATATGAAGCACTGCTTGCCACTTTTTCCACCTTCCCACACCTcttacatttttctttccatAAGTGAATAAGAAACAAAGCTTGTTCAGGCTTTTAGGGTCaccttactttttttttgtctttcttattATTTCTTTGGGAGTGTCTGAGAGACGTGCAAAACTTGGTCCTAACGCAAACGAGACGAATGACGTTCGAGTCCCTCGTGTCACTGGGTCACAGTTTAgacaagagacttttttttttttctttttgttgtgatgacgccatcaaatatacagtggaTAATGGCATGGGAGTTAACAATGACACTGTTATGACTGGGGTTGAGCAACGGGTTGGTATAAATGCAGTGTGAGGTCTCAGGGTGCTCCAGTGACACTCCGAGCGAGCGCAGACGTAACAACGCGAGATGATCTGGACCATCCTCCTGCTCGTCCTACTCATTTTTATTCTAACAAACAGATGGAGGTAAGTAACTCATTCATCCACATGTTTTGTTTATAAATGAATGACGTGCTGTTGTGAAGTCGTGTTTTCTTTAATATCTGAATTTTAACGCGCAATCCCCGTGAAGTGTTAATAAAACCCGGCTTGAATTATTGGGGATTGATTAGGAGCGAATCTGTTTCTTAGTGGGGCTTTTCCCTGCTCCGGTTTGAGGAATGCTGTTAAGCTGTGTGCTTAAACAACTCTGAGCGTCACACCTCACgggcttttgttttgctttggtgAATTACGAGCGACAAAATCTATGATGTAGTTGTGACTTTTCAGCTAATTCCAGTTAATGCTATTTGTGCTTTTCCCCTCCATAGTAGGCTACATTCATGAGCTAAAGATCAGTTTTCGCTACAAATTCAAACGGATGTGGAAgactaaataaaaaagaaaatgatgataataaaaaaGATTCCAGTTCACTTTGCTGTGAGGAGGAAATGAGTCAGATATAACTGTTGCAACATGCTTTTGTAAACATTAGATTGAATGCACAATTTcgtttattttatttcctttaGATGCAAGGGGGAACCACCTTTAGACAAAGGAGCTATCCCGTGGTTAGGTCATGCACTTGAATTTGGAAAAGATGCATCCAAGTTCATAAATCGCATGAAGATGAAGCATGGTGACGTTTTCACTGTGAGTTATATTATATTCATTTACATATTCAAGTTTAGATGCATAAGGAGCTGTGATTTTATCCTGATATAAAACGAAAATTtcatagttttgtttgtttgttttaaatatacttttaaGTAATTTTCCATGTAGCGGGATCTTTTTACGTTGGAGTCATTCAGAGCACTTAAGGAGCACTGCCATCTGTTCAGTGCATTTTCTAAAGCATATACAGATGTTTTAAGATCCTTTACTCAGTGTCCGCTTTTGGCGCTCCAGGTGCGAGTTGCTGGCCGCTATGTGACGATGCTCCTGGATCCACACTCCTACGACACAGTCCTGGGTGACTCCGATTCCCTGGACTTCACACGTTACGCGCAGGTGCTGATGGACAGGATCTTCAGACTGCGCCTCCCGTATAGCCAGCAGGCTAAATCAAACGAAATCATGAAAAGGTACTGAAGCAATAACAAAAACCACTTTCTTTAAattttcaatttcatttttatgttatttgggAAGTGAGAATCTTCTTGGAAATTCACTGGTTAAGGTTTTATAAGTACTAACACTGAGGATATTCCTGTAGAGCAACAGCACATACTTGGAAATCTATTTTAGGTCTTAGTTTGTTATTGTGCAGAACTAACCGGCATGCACATTTTTTCATTGAAGGGTGGAGAAAATCTTTCAGCGTCATAGGTGGATTTTTGGGCACTGTGCTTCTTCAGTTTGCGTCATCCATTTTTCTAATTACCCTGCCTTTATAAATTAGCTCAATCAATTtttgttttcgttttaaaataatgtttgcTACAACGATGTTTTTAACAATCAATTATTGTCAGCTGATTTGCAAGACTAACCCTCAGCAGAATGGCGTTTAACCTTTTCTTTAATGGTTTATGTCTACAGGCACTTTGTGGGAATGAACTTGGCCACTCTTAACAGCGCCATGAGCAGAAACCTGCGAGCCTTGATGAAAGCAAAGACGACCCAGAACCAGAAAGACTGGAAAGAGGAGGGACTATTTAACTTCTCTTACAGCTTGTTATTTAGGTATGAAAAAGCCTCATCCACCCACACACGCGCACTAATGCTGTTAACTATGTCAAAAGAAGAATGTCAAAAGCTTCCGACCAAACAGTTTACACACCGATCCATCCTGTGGTCATCTGTTTGTAAACCCAGCAACAAAAATGTAGGATGACCACGCTGTGTCATAAAAATGCGTGTGGGTCACTTTTCCGGTTGAACATTTTTGGCTGATGTGAGTCAAaggttgttttaaaaatgaaagctaTGGGGATCTTTACTGTGTCATGGGGACTAAATGGAAAAGTACCATTTATAACTGTGTCATGTGCTGGTTATCTTCTCATCGCCCACACACTCACAcgttttgtgtttcttctttccgTGCAGGGCGGGGTACCTGACGCTGTTTGGAGGAAAGCAGAACAACAACCCCATAGACCCTTTGAGTGTCTACGAGGAGTACAAGAAGTTTGATGGTCTTCTAGTCAAAATGGCAAGGGGCACTCTCAGGCAAGGTAAAGAGATGAACTTCAAAATCAAAGGAGCACTTTTAGTTGATTGGCTGTAGAGGTGCCAGCCTTCCCGTAAGCATAATTAGATGACACTGCAGTAATCTTGCCACTCAAAAATAATTACAAACATTGTTGTAAGCTGTTTCATCTAGGAACTATTTACTGTTTACTGAGCTACACCCACGAGCAAAATAATGGTCCTTTAGTCAAGAGGGAAGCTGTAAATATGTCACAGGTAGACGTACGCTTCCTTCCACAGGCTGTAGTTCTGTAAACATAGCTCCCGCATGTGACTGCGTGCACCAAGGTTTGTGGATTTTGCTTTGGAGTAATTGAGTCATGATTGTGagatttttaaataaaccttTATGGCATATTGGGCACCACAAGATGAGTGCTATTTAGTTCCATTATATTCAAGAGAAGGTGCACATCTCAAAATGAAACCTGGATGAAAATCTTCCAGATGGATAAAGAACGTTACtgtctggagaaaaaaaaacatgtaaatttAGTTTTGGGTAGAGTTTTGTGGTTAACTTTTACTAAATGAACACCAAAAGAAGCATGAAGTCATGAGTCAGATGAGAGTGTTACTTGACGTCACAGTTTACATCATGTCTCGGTTAATGTGGTTTGACATCACCACTGACTGCTCCCATAGATTTGTTTTGTGGTTACCATGGTGGGGATTGCTTACTCACATGCTTACATAGTGTCTAGGAGTTTGTGTTTCTAAAGACTTCGTCATCACATATGCTGCGATGTCACTCCGCTGATAACTTACTTCATTATCACAACACAGAGCCTGTCGCCTCAGGACTTGGCCCTCGTTATTGTGTACAATTCCATCCGTTCCACCCATTACAAAAATAGCAGAAGCAGCCAGTTAAAATATTAGTGCGTACTTTTGTGCACGTATGCAATAGCATATTTTTGTCTGGCATCTTGCCCAGTGACATTTACTGTGACCTCGTCTGTGACCTGGTTCATTCACTCACTTAatgatgtttatatgtgtgtaaCAGAGGAGAAGAAGACAGCTCAGAGTGTTCAAAACAAACTCTGGGAGCTTCTGGCTCCAGCAGGTCTGACTGACGATTCGGGGTCCAGCCCTTGGCTGCATGCCTACAGGCAGTTTCTGCAGGAAGATGGAACCGATGCAGAGATGCAGAACAGGGCTATACTGATGCAACTCTGGGCCACACAGGTGAGTGAGACAACCTAGAAATGTTGACCTGTTTGTACAAACGAGGGCTTTTTTGGTGATTACACTAGAGCTCACtcaaaattaattaattgtGCCCTTTGTGtccaaaaaaactttatttgggTGGGACTGAAATACTCTTCTTTGGCACATGAGGGTGCTGTTCACTACAGATTACAAGGATTAAGCACTATGAGACAGATAATGGTACAGAAGCTGAGTGCACTTTTCAGTGCTGTCGCAGTATTAGATATGACTGATTAACTGCTGAGGTTAGTTTTATTCAAGAGTCAGTATGAAAATAATTAGTGCATGTGTTTGTTATCAAGTAGCATgtacatataaaaaaataaattttcatattttttaaaacaaaaagtaaagctGGGCTAGTGAGCTGATCTTAACTCCTTGAAGCTGGACTTTGACTCAGAGTCTTTCTCACAGCCCCGCTGGAGAGTTTATTTCATGACAGATTTATCATATATGTGTTTTGGCCTATACAATAAGCCGTTTGCTGTTTTATGTCAacctgttttgtttctgtttgattcATAACACCCATGAACACATTTTCAAAtgattcaaaaaagaaaaatcaaacacaTTTGAAAAATGTGGTCAGGATTTGCTCAACAGTTaatgcagcaacaacaaatgGTATGTTAAGAAGCCAAAACATCTTAACTTTAAACAGTGGCGTAATTTCCAGGGTGGTGTCATTAATCAGACCCAACTAATATACCCCCTCTAAAATTGAATTATATTGCATAAATaagctgttgattttctttactcatttcaggaATTACCTATACCTATAATACCTATACCATATTCATCTAGGAATTTGcccagatttctttctttttctagacagagatcttgacacacacacacccccaccccccacccctttTGTTCAGCACAAAGTCACGCCAATGactttaaatataaagaaaatatttgtgTCTGGGAAAGCTCTTCCACACTTAGGACTGTGATACATGGGCCAGATGTGTCCTGGCGACAAATCTTTTTAAAGGATACACAAGTGCTGTCATCAGAGATGCTTATGTTTGGTAAAGTGATCATTAATAGTCTTATTAGTGTATTTCCAATAAACTAACAGCCAATTTTATGATAATTTATTCACTATGTTATGTTTTCCCCCTAAGATAATAGCACCATAGTTTGCTATAAAACTGAATAGCTTCAGTGTCCTGTCCTTGGAAGCAAGCAGATGGCAGGGGACCTCAGGTTTCCAATGGCTTTCCTTTTTAAGTAAACCATTACTGCACTGTGCCTCTGCCAATAGTGAGACAATCCAGAGAGTGGCTCTTCTCATCCCAGACattcttattttattattttccagCAGTGCAAATTCATtacgttttttgttttaatgaaacttatatttcaataaaaataatggCTTGTTATCACTTCAACAGAAGGTTGTGTAAGTACTCAGGTTGCCGtgtgatgtttttatttgccgTTACCAAATAACCACCTGCGCTGTCACTATGCAACGCCAGAGTGAGCGACCTTatcatcatcctcctcatctgagtctttgtttgtttccagGGTAATGTTGGTCCTGCTGCATTCTGGCTGTTGGGCTTCTTGTTGACAAATCCTGAAGCCCTGATGGCAGTAAAGAGGGAGTTTAGCCAGAACACACAGATGGAAACCACCACAGGGACTCCCCTCATGGACAGTCAAGTGAACACCCCAGTGTTTGGTAAGGGCTTTTCTCCAGCCTGTGTAAACAGTAGGTTTATCATAGTGTCAGGAACATAAACAAGATGTTTGAGTTCCTGTCCCCCTCCCTTTACGTAAACTAGCTGcccccacaaaaacaaaaggtttgagcagcAGGTGGATGGGACTGCTGTGTGATGACCATAATGGGGGCATTAGCTCTTGGCGGCATCATATATGTccaaaaatagagaaaaaaaaacagtcttaaAGTGTTTAGAGCAGTCTGACCACTTTTGGCTCACATAGACAGATTTGattatttaaatggtaaatggtctgtatttgtatagcactttactgaATCAAtagccatgtttaatatgagcatgTACCACTGTGCagcacacagaaaaagaaaataaataaaagcctcATGTGCCTGCCCACTATTAACAAGCGGCCACCACAGTGGACAGAGCCACATATTTGATATACACAGGATTCTCTTCCTGACATGACCCTCTCAGGGATTTGTCTCCTCCCAGTCTTGAGCCTGAGAGCTTTAAGCATTAGGCCCatgtgttaaccactacaccaATGAATGGCACAATAATAGACCCCCTTTAACAGGTGcatccatctattttctctAACTTATTCAATTCAAGGGCAACTAGAGCTGATTTCAGCAGTGAGacgcagggtacaccctggacagaccACCAGTTTGTCgcaggactaacacagagataAAGACAAAATTTCACACTTGCGCCCATTTTAGAATCACTAGTTAACCTGACATTCATGtctgtggactgtgggaggaagctggtaTGCCCACAGAGATCCCACAGAGGAAAACAGCAGAGAAAGTAGAACCCAGCAACTTAATGCTGTGAGGCGATGCTGCTAACCATCACACCACAATGGTGTGCTTTTAAGAGCATGACTGCAGTTTGTTAATAGCAAGATGGTAGTAGCAAAAGAAATCATATAAAGTTTAGAAATACTGCAGATACTGACCatttctttaataataataataatgataatacattttatttgaaagcgcCTTTTTCAACCCCCTCTCAGATAGTGCCTTGGAAGAAGCACTGAGACTCACCGCCGGCCCGTTCATTACAAGAGAGGTAGTGCGGGAAAAGACCCTCTGCATGGCCGATGGCCGACGGTACCTGCTGAGAAAAGGAGACAGAGTGTGTTTGTTTCCCTACGTCAGCCCTCAAATGGACCCTGAGATCTACCACGAGCCACAGGTTTGTCTTCCTGTCTTGTTTCCAGTCTCTAATCCATGAAAATCTCCCTGTGCTGCCAACAGGAATAGCAGTAATTATCTTATGGACTCATTGAAGGCAGAGTTAAGTGTAATTAGCACCTGCGGTTGTTTATGTAACATGGAAACAACGCCTACACAAAGCTTACCTTGTGCTACCCAGCGAGAGGTCAAGTCCGGAGCTGTGGGCTACCGAGGGATTAGCAGAGCATGGGAACAGAAAATGAGCTGATGGGTGTGGGAAGGGCATAGCAGGGCATACTTAAGAAATAAATGTCAGACAAATGCCA of Maylandia zebra isolate NMK-2024a linkage group LG5, Mzebra_GT3a, whole genome shotgun sequence contains these proteins:
- the LOC101482090 gene encoding prostacyclin synthase encodes the protein MIWTILLLVLLIFILTNRWRCKGEPPLDKGAIPWLGHALEFGKDASKFINRMKMKHGDVFTVRVAGRYVTMLLDPHSYDTVLGDSDSLDFTRYAQVLMDRIFRLRLPYSQQAKSNEIMKRHFVGMNLATLNSAMSRNLRALMKAKTTQNQKDWKEEGLFNFSYSLLFRAGYLTLFGGKQNNNPIDPLSVYEEYKKFDGLLVKMARGTLRQEEKKTAQSVQNKLWELLAPAGLTDDSGSSPWLHAYRQFLQEDGTDAEMQNRAILMQLWATQGNVGPAAFWLLGFLLTNPEALMAVKREFSQNTQMETTTGTPLMDSQVNTPVFDSALEEALRLTAGPFITREVVREKTLCMADGRRYLLRKGDRVCLFPYVSPQMDPEIYHEPQKYKYDRFLREDGSVKKDFYKGGKRLKYYTMPWGAGTNGCVGKQFAINTIRQFVYMVLTDYDLELCGPNAQMPEINTSRYGFGMLQPEGDLPVRYKPRNTH